A single Cellulomonas sp. SLBN-39 DNA region contains:
- a CDS encoding DoxX family protein encodes MHVALWVVQALLALAFLAAGGMKLTRPKDALATALPWSAGWSTPALRALGAVEVLGALGLVLPGLTGIATVLTPLAAVGLAVTMAGAVVLHLRRGENPGAVPSLVLLLLAALVAWGRLGPWPL; translated from the coding sequence GTGCACGTCGCCCTCTGGGTCGTCCAGGCCCTGCTCGCCCTCGCCTTCCTCGCCGCCGGCGGCATGAAGCTCACCCGGCCCAAGGACGCGCTCGCCACGGCCCTGCCGTGGAGCGCCGGCTGGTCCACGCCCGCCCTGCGGGCGCTCGGCGCCGTCGAGGTGCTCGGCGCCCTCGGCCTGGTGCTGCCGGGACTGACCGGCATCGCGACCGTGCTCACGCCCCTGGCCGCGGTCGGGCTCGCCGTCACGATGGCCGGTGCCGTGGTGCTGCACCTGCGCCGCGGCGAGAACCCGGGCGCGGTGCCGAGCCTCGTCCTCCTGCTGCTCGCCGCGCTCGTCGCGTGGGGGCGGCTGGGGCCGTGGCCGCTGTGA
- a CDS encoding NADP-dependent oxidoreductase → MRAARFHEYGGTEVLVVEDAPEPHAGAGEVRVRVAAASVNPIDWKVRAGYLKDAMPVTFPAIPGRDAAGVVDEVGEGVTGVQVGDRVWGLGGLGGATAELAVLSAFAPVPSTWTLEQAAAAGLATATATAALDALGDLAGRTLLVEGAAGGVGSAAVEIAVARGATVVGTASERNHDFLRELGAVPTTYGEGLADRLAQVAPQGVDAVFDTAGSGSLAELVAIVGDASRVVTVADYSAPSLGAQLVSAQNDSAQLAAAAALGEQGAYTPRVERTFGLDAVADAHAYVQQGHTRGKVVVTL, encoded by the coding sequence ATGCGCGCAGCACGCTTCCACGAGTACGGCGGCACCGAGGTCCTGGTCGTCGAGGACGCCCCCGAGCCCCACGCCGGTGCGGGCGAGGTCCGTGTCCGCGTCGCCGCGGCCAGCGTCAACCCGATCGACTGGAAGGTCCGCGCCGGGTACCTCAAGGACGCGATGCCCGTGACGTTCCCCGCGATCCCCGGGCGGGACGCCGCCGGCGTCGTCGACGAGGTCGGCGAGGGCGTCACCGGCGTGCAGGTCGGCGACCGCGTGTGGGGCCTGGGCGGCCTCGGCGGCGCCACCGCCGAGCTCGCCGTGCTGTCGGCGTTCGCCCCCGTCCCGTCCACCTGGACCCTGGAGCAGGCCGCCGCGGCCGGGCTCGCGACCGCCACGGCCACCGCCGCCCTCGACGCGCTCGGGGACCTCGCGGGCCGGACGCTGCTGGTCGAGGGCGCCGCCGGCGGCGTGGGCAGCGCAGCCGTCGAGATCGCCGTCGCCCGCGGCGCGACGGTCGTCGGCACCGCCAGCGAGCGCAACCACGACTTCCTGCGCGAGCTCGGCGCCGTGCCCACCACCTACGGCGAGGGCCTGGCCGACCGCCTCGCGCAGGTCGCGCCGCAGGGCGTCGACGCGGTGTTCGACACCGCCGGCTCGGGCTCGCTGGCCGAGCTGGTCGCGATCGTCGGGGACGCCTCCCGCGTCGTCACGGTCGCCGACTACAGCGCCCCGTCGCTCGGGGCGCAGCTGGTCAGCGCCCAGAACGACTCCGCGCAGCTCGCGGCCGCCGCGGCGCTCGGCGAGCAGGGCGCGTACACGCCCCGCGTCGAGCGCACGTTCGGCCTCGACGCGGTCGCCGACGCGCACGCGTACGTCCAGCAGGGCCACACCCGCGGCAAGGTCGTCGTCACCCTCTGA
- a CDS encoding MarR family winged helix-turn-helix transcriptional regulator, which translates to MAETDPRWLTADEQRAWIALAGTLIWLPAALDTQLQRDAGLSHPEYQVLSWLSMSEGRTRRMSELAESSNVTLSHLSRIVARLEGRGWVRRTPDPDDGRYTLAALTAEGWDKVVATAPGHVEAVRTHVFDQLTAAQVRQLEAIGTRLLDRLHPGCRPGAPRGGQDA; encoded by the coding sequence ATGGCCGAGACCGACCCCCGCTGGCTCACCGCCGACGAGCAGCGCGCCTGGATCGCGCTCGCCGGCACGCTCATCTGGCTGCCGGCCGCGCTCGACACCCAGCTGCAGCGCGACGCCGGCCTCAGCCATCCCGAGTACCAGGTGCTCTCGTGGCTGTCGATGAGCGAGGGGCGCACGCGCCGCATGAGCGAGCTCGCCGAGTCCTCCAACGTCACGCTCTCGCACCTGTCCCGCATCGTCGCCCGGCTCGAGGGGCGCGGCTGGGTGCGGCGCACGCCCGACCCCGACGACGGTCGCTACACGCTCGCGGCGCTCACCGCGGAGGGCTGGGACAAGGTGGTGGCCACCGCCCCCGGCCACGTCGAGGCGGTGCGCACGCACGTCTTCGACCAGCTCACCGCGGCCCAGGTCCGCCAGCTCGAGGCGATCGGCACGCGGCTGCTCGACCGCCTGCACCCCGGCTGCCGCCCGGGCGCGCCCCGCGGCGGCCAGGACGCGTGA
- a CDS encoding LacI family DNA-binding transcriptional regulator gives MDVDDVSAVAPGAASAPGRARPRPPAITDVASAAGVSYQTVSRVLNDHPNVARETRARVLDAVQRLGYRRNIAAAALKTRRTGVLGVVATGSNLFGPTRTLVAIEQAARARGVFVSLTTVDLQSKSEVGAAIEHLLDQGVDGIVVIASHDEAATAVLESRTTVPVVVAGRPGRDGVLAVAVDQEAGATIATRHLLGLGHRDVLHLAGPSPWVDARARAVGFRETMAAAGLAPRTLWADGWDAETGYRVGQELLSRVRRRRSVLPTAVFAANDLLALGVVHALADAGLRVPADVSVVGYDDGDGAAHFVPPLTTVAQELDELGYRCVELLLAARDGVPTSTSVSVSPRLLVRESTAAPRRHDPVLAPD, from the coding sequence GTGGACGTCGACGACGTCTCGGCCGTCGCGCCGGGCGCGGCCTCCGCCCCCGGCCGGGCCCGCCCGCGTCCGCCCGCGATCACCGACGTCGCCAGCGCGGCCGGGGTCTCGTACCAGACCGTCTCGCGCGTGCTCAACGACCACCCGAACGTGGCCCGCGAGACGCGCGCCCGGGTGCTCGACGCGGTGCAGCGGCTGGGGTACCGCCGCAACATCGCGGCCGCAGCCCTCAAGACGCGACGGACCGGGGTGCTCGGGGTCGTCGCGACGGGCTCCAACCTGTTCGGCCCCACCCGCACCCTCGTGGCCATCGAGCAGGCCGCCCGGGCCCGCGGGGTCTTCGTCAGCCTCACCACGGTCGACCTGCAGAGCAAGTCCGAGGTCGGCGCGGCCATCGAGCACCTGCTCGACCAGGGTGTCGACGGCATCGTGGTGATCGCCTCGCACGACGAGGCCGCGACCGCGGTGCTCGAGTCCCGCACCACGGTGCCCGTGGTCGTCGCGGGCCGGCCGGGGCGCGACGGGGTGCTGGCGGTCGCGGTCGACCAGGAGGCCGGCGCGACCATCGCCACGCGGCACCTGCTGGGGCTCGGCCACCGCGACGTGCTCCACCTGGCCGGTCCGTCGCCGTGGGTCGACGCCCGGGCGCGCGCGGTCGGCTTCCGCGAGACCATGGCGGCCGCCGGGCTCGCGCCGCGCACGCTGTGGGCCGACGGGTGGGACGCGGAGACCGGCTACCGGGTGGGCCAGGAGCTCCTCAGCCGGGTGCGGCGGCGGCGCAGCGTCCTGCCGACCGCGGTCTTCGCGGCCAACGACCTGCTCGCCCTCGGGGTCGTGCACGCCCTGGCGGACGCCGGGCTGCGCGTGCCCGCCGACGTCTCGGTGGTCGGCTACGACGACGGCGACGGCGCCGCCCACTTCGTGCCGCCGCTGACGACCGTCGCCCAGGAGCTCGACGAGCTGGGCTACCGGTGCGTGGAGCTCCTGCTGGCGGCGCGCGACGGCGTGCCGACCTCGACGTCGGTGTCGGTCTCCCCGCGGCTCCTCGTGCGCGAGAGCACGGCCGCGCCCCGGCGCCACGACCCGGTGCTCGCCCCGGACTGA
- a CDS encoding ABC transporter substrate-binding protein — MMGITRTRTRIAGALTAVTVLALAACGGGSTDAGGDDGGDDLIRVGFSQLGAESGWRTANTESVKASLSEENGFDLTFVDAQQKQENQIKALRDFIAQDVDVIAFSPVIETGWDEVLQEIKDSGIPVVLVDRTVDTTVEDPFVTWIGADFKQEGTTAGEWVAENAPDAKIFELQGTLGSGAQVDREEGFGEVVGDQIIGKASGNFTRAEGKTAVEAALQAYPDMTMIFTHNDDMGLGAIEAIEAAGKVPGEDIQIVSIDGVRDGLQALVDKKFNYVVECNPVFGDQLAELVTQVANGEDVPKETIVIDKAFDQTITQADVDARLY, encoded by the coding sequence ATGATGGGCATCACCCGCACCCGCACCCGCATCGCCGGTGCGCTCACGGCGGTCACCGTCCTGGCCCTGGCCGCCTGCGGCGGCGGCAGCACGGACGCCGGTGGCGACGACGGCGGCGACGACCTCATCCGCGTGGGCTTCTCCCAGCTCGGCGCCGAGTCGGGCTGGCGCACCGCCAACACCGAGTCCGTCAAGGCGAGCCTCAGCGAGGAGAACGGCTTCGACCTCACGTTCGTCGACGCCCAGCAGAAGCAGGAGAACCAGATCAAGGCCCTGCGCGACTTCATCGCCCAGGACGTCGACGTCATCGCGTTCTCCCCGGTCATCGAGACCGGCTGGGACGAGGTGCTCCAGGAGATCAAGGACTCCGGCATCCCGGTCGTGCTCGTCGACCGCACGGTCGACACCACGGTCGAGGACCCGTTCGTCACGTGGATCGGTGCCGACTTCAAGCAGGAGGGCACCACCGCGGGGGAGTGGGTCGCGGAGAACGCGCCCGACGCCAAGATCTTCGAGCTGCAGGGCACGCTCGGCTCCGGCGCCCAGGTCGACCGCGAGGAGGGCTTCGGCGAGGTCGTCGGCGACCAGATCATCGGCAAGGCGTCCGGCAACTTCACGCGCGCCGAGGGCAAGACGGCCGTCGAGGCCGCCCTCCAGGCGTACCCGGACATGACGATGATCTTCACGCACAACGACGACATGGGCCTGGGGGCCATCGAGGCCATCGAGGCCGCCGGCAAGGTGCCCGGCGAGGACATCCAGATCGTGTCCATCGACGGCGTCCGCGACGGGCTGCAGGCGCTCGTCGACAAGAAGTTCAACTACGTGGTGGAGTGCAACCCCGTGTTCGGCGACCAGCTCGCCGAGCTCGTCACGCAGGTCGCGAACGGTGAGGACGTCCCGAAGGAGACCATCGTCATCGACAAGGCCTTCGACCAGACGATCACCCAGGCCGACGTCGACGCCCGGCTGTACTGA
- a CDS encoding sugar ABC transporter ATP-binding protein — MSAPPAAPVVQMSGISIAFPGVKALDDVSFRLVPGEVHALMGENGAGKSTLIKALTGVYATDTGQIEVEGRAQRFDGPDQAQAAGISTVYQEVNLCPNLTVAENVMLGHEPRRGPFIDWRATRRTAAEYLRRLNLDIDPRSMLGSHTIAVQQLCAIARALVVDAKVLILDEPTSSLDNAEVAELFRVVRRLRDDGVAILFVSHFLDQVYELCDRVTVLRNGRFVGEHRIDELPRRDLVAAMIGKSRDALAGIEEKARSTITIHSDKETPFLSVVGLGKNGSVRPFDVDLYAGEILGVAGLLGSGRTELARLLSGADRPDTGEVRVQSTLTRLTSPLVALARGIAYSTEDRKKEGIVGDLTVRENIALAMQARRGTWRPVPRRQLDDVVDRYITALQISPPNPNALIRNLSGGNQQKVLLARWLATAPRLLILDEPTRGIDVGAKAEIQKLVTELAQDGMSVVFISSELDEVLRLSQRLVVMRDREKVDELVNADDVTTATILETIAGSGAHA, encoded by the coding sequence ATGTCCGCACCCCCCGCCGCCCCCGTCGTCCAGATGAGCGGCATCTCCATCGCCTTCCCCGGCGTCAAGGCCCTCGACGACGTGTCCTTCCGCCTCGTCCCCGGCGAGGTGCACGCGCTCATGGGGGAGAACGGCGCCGGCAAGTCCACCCTCATCAAGGCGCTCACGGGCGTGTACGCCACGGACACCGGGCAGATCGAGGTCGAGGGCCGCGCGCAGCGGTTCGACGGCCCCGACCAGGCCCAGGCCGCCGGCATCTCGACCGTGTACCAGGAGGTCAACCTCTGCCCGAACCTCACGGTGGCCGAGAACGTCATGCTCGGCCACGAGCCGCGCCGCGGTCCGTTCATCGACTGGCGCGCCACCCGCCGCACCGCCGCCGAGTACCTGCGCCGCCTCAACCTCGACATCGACCCGCGCTCCATGCTCGGGTCGCACACCATCGCCGTGCAGCAGCTGTGCGCGATCGCCCGCGCGCTCGTCGTCGACGCCAAGGTGCTCATCCTCGACGAGCCGACGTCGTCCCTCGACAACGCCGAGGTCGCCGAGCTGTTCCGCGTCGTGCGCCGCCTGCGCGACGACGGCGTCGCGATCCTCTTCGTCTCGCACTTCCTCGACCAGGTCTACGAGCTCTGCGACCGCGTCACCGTGCTGCGCAACGGCCGGTTCGTCGGCGAGCACCGCATCGACGAGCTGCCCCGCCGCGACCTCGTCGCCGCCATGATCGGCAAGTCCCGCGACGCGCTCGCCGGGATCGAGGAGAAGGCCCGCTCGACCATCACGATCCACTCCGACAAGGAGACGCCGTTCCTCAGCGTCGTCGGGCTCGGCAAGAACGGGTCCGTGCGGCCCTTCGACGTCGACCTGTACGCCGGGGAGATCCTCGGCGTCGCCGGTCTGCTGGGCTCCGGCCGCACCGAGCTGGCGCGGCTGCTGTCCGGCGCCGACCGCCCCGACACCGGCGAGGTCCGCGTCCAGAGCACCCTGACCCGGCTCACCTCGCCGCTCGTCGCGCTGGCCCGCGGCATCGCGTACTCCACCGAGGACCGCAAGAAGGAGGGGATCGTCGGCGACCTCACCGTGCGCGAGAACATCGCGCTGGCGATGCAGGCCCGCCGCGGCACGTGGCGGCCCGTGCCCCGCCGCCAGCTCGACGACGTCGTCGACCGGTACATCACCGCGCTGCAGATCAGCCCGCCGAACCCGAACGCCCTCATCCGCAACCTGTCGGGCGGCAACCAGCAGAAGGTGCTGCTCGCCCGCTGGCTCGCCACCGCGCCGCGCCTGCTCATCCTCGACGAGCCGACCCGCGGGATCGACGTCGGCGCCAAGGCCGAGATCCAGAAGCTCGTCACCGAGCTGGCCCAGGACGGCATGTCCGTCGTCTTCATCTCCTCCGAGCTCGACGAGGTCCTGCGCCTGAGCCAGCGCCTCGTCGTCATGCGCGACCGCGAGAAGGTCGACGAGCTCGTCAACGCCGACGACGTCACGACGGCGACCATCCTCGAGACCATCGCCGGAAGCGGGGCCCACGCATGA
- a CDS encoding ABC transporter permease, which translates to MSTTAAPGRTTASRGAEIWREVTHHGLFWPVVALLGLLLACGVASPGFLEVTVRDGHLFGQLVDLARNSATPLLLALGMCLVIATGGIDLSVGAVMAIALAVSLTYLDGAADPSDLGTVLTAVALGLAVGALGGAFNGAMVAVLGIQPFIATMILMVAGRGIAMLVTQGQITTVSSPPFKTIGSGYLLGIPMPVVIALVTFVVVAVVVRRTALGMFLESIGINREASRLAGVRSRRTTWTVYVIAGTLAALAGLVYGAPTMAADANNIGLMKELDAIMVVVLGGTKLDGGRFYLGGLLVGAMLLSTLERAVIIFQLPSQTTPLFKAVVLIAVCVAASPTLRAMLRRTRRAVVATPAPAEQVAA; encoded by the coding sequence ATGAGCACGACCGCAGCACCGGGGCGCACCACCGCCTCGCGGGGCGCCGAGATCTGGCGGGAGGTGACCCACCACGGGCTCTTCTGGCCGGTCGTCGCGCTCCTCGGCCTCCTGCTCGCGTGCGGGGTCGCCAGCCCCGGGTTCCTCGAGGTCACCGTCCGCGACGGGCACCTGTTCGGACAGCTCGTCGACCTCGCCCGCAACAGCGCGACCCCGCTGCTGCTGGCCCTCGGCATGTGCCTCGTCATCGCGACCGGCGGCATCGACCTGTCCGTGGGTGCCGTCATGGCGATCGCGCTGGCCGTGTCGCTGACCTACCTCGACGGTGCCGCCGACCCGTCCGACCTCGGCACCGTGCTGACGGCGGTGGCGCTCGGCCTCGCGGTCGGTGCGCTCGGCGGGGCGTTCAACGGGGCGATGGTCGCGGTGCTGGGCATCCAGCCGTTCATCGCGACCATGATCCTCATGGTCGCCGGCCGCGGCATCGCGATGCTCGTCACGCAGGGGCAGATCACCACCGTCTCGAGCCCGCCCTTCAAGACCATCGGGTCCGGGTACCTGCTCGGCATCCCCATGCCGGTGGTCATCGCGCTCGTCACGTTCGTCGTCGTCGCCGTGGTCGTGCGGCGCACCGCGCTCGGCATGTTCCTCGAGTCGATCGGCATCAACCGCGAGGCCAGCCGCCTCGCCGGGGTCCGCTCGCGGCGCACCACGTGGACCGTCTACGTCATCGCCGGGACGCTGGCCGCTCTCGCCGGCCTCGTGTACGGCGCGCCCACCATGGCCGCCGACGCCAACAACATCGGCCTGATGAAGGAGCTCGACGCGATCATGGTGGTGGTCCTCGGGGGCACCAAGCTCGACGGCGGCCGGTTCTACCTCGGCGGCCTGCTCGTCGGCGCGATGCTGCTCAGCACGCTCGAACGCGCGGTCATCATCTTCCAGCTGCCGTCGCAGACGACGCCGCTGTTCAAGGCCGTCGTGCTCATCGCCGTGTGCGTGGCGGCCTCGCCCACGCTGCGCGCGATGCTGCGGCGCACCCGCCGTGCCGTCGTCGCCACCCCCGCGCCCGCCGAGCAGGTGGCCGCATGA
- a CDS encoding sugar ABC transporter permease YjfF (membrane component of a putative sugar ABC transporter system) codes for MSADQLVRPERPTASVVHRARRALGGFDRRMLPVLGTLLTLAIMLGVGQERYSTDRVDFVSMKLLSNLLVDNSYLLVLAVGMTFVILTGGIDLSVGAVVALVGLAIAQMFTAGLPLAVVLVAGVLIGTICGLLIGVMVQVFDIQPFIASLAVMFLARGLANVVSVNSLKIDDAGFSALAAWNITFGEGRTSWRINASMLVALAVLVIAFVVLHHTRFGRSVYGLGAGDQGAAINLMGLRPARTRIWVYTISGTCAGVAGVLFALYTKSGFNLTGIGMELDAIAAVVIGGTLLSGGTGFVLGTGAGVMVYGLIQVLIAREGLDSWWTRVFIGAVLLAFVVLQRVLAVRRR; via the coding sequence ATGAGCGCCGACCAGCTGGTCCGCCCCGAGCGGCCCACCGCGTCCGTCGTCCACCGGGCCCGCCGGGCCCTGGGCGGGTTCGACCGGCGCATGCTGCCCGTGCTGGGCACGCTGCTGACGCTGGCGATCATGCTGGGCGTCGGCCAGGAGCGGTACTCCACCGACCGCGTGGACTTCGTCAGCATGAAGCTGCTGTCGAACCTCCTGGTCGACAACTCCTACCTGCTGGTGCTGGCCGTCGGCATGACGTTCGTCATCCTCACCGGCGGGATCGACCTCTCCGTGGGTGCCGTGGTGGCGCTCGTCGGCCTGGCCATCGCGCAGATGTTCACCGCCGGGCTGCCGCTGGCCGTGGTGCTCGTCGCCGGCGTGCTCATCGGCACGATCTGCGGCCTGCTCATCGGCGTGATGGTGCAGGTGTTCGACATCCAACCCTTCATCGCCTCGCTCGCCGTGATGTTCCTCGCGCGCGGGCTGGCGAACGTCGTCAGCGTCAACTCCCTGAAGATCGACGACGCCGGGTTCTCCGCGCTCGCCGCGTGGAACATCACGTTCGGCGAGGGGCGCACGTCGTGGCGGATCAACGCGAGCATGCTCGTCGCGCTCGCGGTGCTGGTCATCGCGTTCGTCGTGCTGCACCACACCCGGTTCGGACGCTCCGTGTACGGCCTGGGCGCCGGCGACCAGGGTGCGGCGATCAATCTCATGGGTCTGCGCCCCGCCCGTACGCGCATCTGGGTCTACACGATCTCCGGCACCTGCGCGGGCGTCGCGGGCGTGCTGTTCGCGCTGTACACCAAGTCCGGGTTCAACCTCACGGGCATCGGCATGGAGCTCGACGCGATCGCCGCGGTCGTCATCGGCGGCACCCTGCTGTCCGGCGGCACGGGCTTCGTGCTCGGCACCGGGGCGGGCGTGATGGTCTACGGGCTGATCCAGGTGCTCATCGCCCGCGAGGGCCTGGACTCCTGGTGGACGCGGGTGTTCATCGGTGCCGTGCTGCTCGCGTTCGTCGTGCTGCAGCGCGTGCTCGCCGTGCGCCGGCGCTGA
- a CDS encoding glycoside hydrolase family 43 protein encodes MDDGYGYLLVHHVEDPDGWGERIFFSLSDGDTPLRWWRANGGRPVLASDLGTTGVRDPYLVAGDGEWFVLATDLRIYGGDDAGWDAWTRHGSRSLVVWRSTDLVTWSAPWLLEVAPPTAGMAWAPEATYDRATGTFAVTFSASLYDEDDPGHAGASYPRVLVATTRDFRTASSPRVLIDRGTGVIDTTVVAHAGRVHRFSKQDDDAPGSLRLFHEVGSALDADDFTVVASRIADDLHAHVEAPLVFRGHHDGTWYLWVDQYATRPQGYVPLRTDDLASGVWRPVPREELVLPPNTKHGVVVPLVGDRWHRLAAAYPA; translated from the coding sequence GTGGACGACGGCTACGGGTACCTGCTGGTGCACCACGTGGAGGACCCCGACGGGTGGGGCGAGCGGATCTTCTTCTCGCTGTCCGACGGGGACACGCCCCTGCGCTGGTGGCGGGCGAACGGCGGGCGCCCCGTGCTCGCGTCCGACCTCGGCACCACCGGGGTGCGCGACCCGTACCTCGTGGCCGGCGACGGCGAGTGGTTCGTGCTGGCCACGGACCTGCGCATCTACGGCGGCGACGACGCCGGCTGGGACGCCTGGACCCGGCACGGCAGCCGGTCGCTCGTCGTGTGGCGCTCGACGGACCTCGTGACGTGGTCCGCGCCGTGGCTGCTCGAGGTCGCACCGCCGACCGCCGGGATGGCCTGGGCGCCGGAGGCGACCTACGACCGGGCGACCGGCACCTTCGCCGTCACGTTCTCGGCGTCCCTGTACGACGAGGACGACCCCGGGCACGCCGGCGCGTCCTACCCGCGCGTCCTCGTCGCGACCACGCGTGACTTCCGGACCGCGTCGAGCCCCCGCGTGCTGATCGACCGCGGCACGGGCGTCATCGACACCACGGTCGTGGCCCACGCGGGACGCGTGCACCGGTTCTCCAAGCAGGACGACGACGCACCCGGCTCGCTGCGCCTGTTCCACGAGGTCGGCTCCGCGCTCGACGCCGACGACTTCACGGTGGTCGCGTCCCGCATCGCCGACGACCTGCACGCGCACGTCGAGGCCCCGCTGGTCTTCCGGGGCCACCACGACGGCACCTGGTACCTGTGGGTCGACCAGTACGCGACCCGCCCGCAGGGGTACGTGCCGCTGCGCACCGACGACCTCGCGTCGGGCGTGTGGCGCCCGGTGCCGCGCGAGGAGCTGGTGCTGCCGCCGAACACCAAGCACGGGGTCGTCGTCCCCCTCGTCGGCGACCGGTGGCACCGGCTCGCGGCGGCGTACCCCGCCTGA
- a CDS encoding alpha-N-arabinofuranosidase, producing MTQRATVLLHPDFRTGTIDRRVFGSFVEHLGRAVYTGIYEPGHTTADEHGFRQDVAALTRELGVSMVRYPGGNFVSNYVWEDAVGPVEDRKPFIDLAWRTIEPNTVGTDEFLQWAEREGVEPMMAVNLGTRGVAEAAALVEYCNGEAGSRWADLRIANGREKPYGVKLWCLGNEMDGPWQIGHKDAHEYGKLAAEAGKAMKLVDPTISLVVCGSSSMGMPTFGEWEQTVLSYTYDLVDHISMHAYYEERHGDRASFLGSGTSMDRFIDRVVASADAVGARKRSDKKITISFDEWNVWYLDTRFQGEAAIPLRTAPQRIIEDVYSGLDAVVVGDLLVTLLNHADRVPVACLAQLVNVIAPIMTEPGGAAWKQPTFHPFAATARLAQGDSLDVRVDAATMPTKEHGDVPTVTAAVTWDGPREAGTLGVFLVNRTAEPVEVELRHPGVALTLGGGVQVTADHEPAVHGPEHAAQVEAKHVSELATAPVTATGAGTTTLTLAPESWTALAGTATQA from the coding sequence ATGACCCAGCGCGCCACCGTCCTGCTGCACCCCGACTTCCGCACCGGCACGATCGACCGCCGGGTGTTCGGCTCCTTCGTCGAGCACCTCGGCCGCGCCGTGTACACGGGCATCTACGAGCCCGGCCACACGACCGCCGACGAGCACGGGTTCCGCCAGGACGTCGCCGCGCTCACCCGCGAGCTCGGCGTCTCGATGGTCCGGTACCCCGGCGGGAACTTCGTGTCCAACTACGTGTGGGAGGACGCGGTCGGCCCCGTCGAGGACCGAAAGCCGTTCATCGACCTCGCGTGGCGCACCATCGAGCCCAACACGGTCGGCACCGACGAGTTCCTGCAGTGGGCCGAGCGCGAGGGCGTCGAGCCGATGATGGCCGTCAACCTCGGCACCCGCGGTGTCGCCGAGGCGGCCGCGCTCGTCGAGTACTGCAACGGCGAGGCCGGCTCGCGGTGGGCCGACCTGCGCATCGCGAACGGCCGCGAGAAGCCCTACGGCGTGAAGCTCTGGTGCCTGGGCAACGAGATGGACGGCCCCTGGCAGATCGGCCACAAGGACGCCCACGAGTACGGCAAGCTCGCCGCTGAGGCGGGCAAGGCCATGAAGCTCGTCGACCCGACCATCTCGCTGGTCGTGTGCGGGTCGTCCTCGATGGGCATGCCCACGTTCGGCGAGTGGGAGCAGACCGTCCTCTCGTACACGTACGACCTCGTCGACCACATCTCGATGCACGCGTACTACGAGGAGCGGCACGGCGACCGGGCGTCCTTCCTCGGGTCCGGCACGTCGATGGACCGCTTCATCGACCGCGTCGTCGCGTCGGCCGACGCCGTGGGCGCCCGCAAGCGGTCGGACAAGAAGATCACGATCTCGTTCGACGAGTGGAACGTCTGGTACCTCGACACCCGGTTCCAGGGCGAGGCCGCGATCCCGCTGCGCACCGCGCCGCAGCGCATCATCGAGGACGTCTACTCCGGCCTCGACGCCGTCGTCGTCGGCGACCTCCTCGTCACGCTGCTCAACCACGCCGACCGCGTGCCCGTCGCGTGCCTGGCCCAGCTCGTCAACGTGATCGCGCCGATCATGACCGAGCCCGGCGGCGCGGCGTGGAAGCAGCCGACGTTCCACCCGTTCGCGGCCACGGCCCGACTCGCGCAGGGCGACAGCCTCGACGTGCGCGTCGACGCCGCGACCATGCCCACGAAGGAGCACGGCGACGTGCCGACGGTCACCGCCGCGGTCACGTGGGACGGGCCCCGCGAGGCCGGCACGCTCGGGGTCTTCCTGGTCAACCGGACCGCCGAGCCCGTCGAGGTCGAGCTGCGCCACCCCGGGGTGGCGCTGACGCTCGGCGGCGGCGTGCAGGTGACGGCCGACCACGAGCCGGCCGTGCACGGCCCGGAGCACGCGGCGCAGGTCGAGGCGAAGCACGTCAGCGAGCTGGCGACCGCACCGGTCACGGCGACGGGTGCCGGCACCACGACGCTGACCCTGGCCCCCGAGTCCTGGACCGCCCTGGCGGGCACCGCGACGCAGGCCTGA